Proteins from one Caretta caretta isolate rCarCar2 chromosome 12, rCarCar1.hap1, whole genome shotgun sequence genomic window:
- the SLC7A10 gene encoding asc-type amino acid transporter 1, translated as MAGETQHRTLRKSIAAQPPAAPPRAAGSGSSSERVTLKKEIGLVSACAIIIGNIIGSGIFISPKGVLEHSGSVGLALVVWVIGGGIAVLGSLCYAELGVAIPKSGGDYSYVTEIFGGLAGFLLLWSAVLIMYPTSLAVIALTFSNYVLQPVFPNCIPPYNASRVLSTVCLLLLTWVNSSSVRWATRIQDIFTAGKLLALALIITMGFIQIFKGNYEELTPSNAFDFWMSPSVGQLALAFLQGSFAFSGWNFLNYVTEELVDPRRNLPRAIFISIPLVTFVYTFTNIAYFTAMSPQELLSSNAVAVTFGEKLLGYFSWVMPVSVALSTFGGINGYLFTSSRLCFSGAREGHLPSLLAMIHVKHCTPIPALLVCCLTTIIIMLVGDTYTLINYVSFINYLCYGVTIIGLIVLRWKKPKIFRPIKVNLLVPVTYLLFWAFLLIFSFYSEPVVCGIGLIIILTGVPVFFLGVYWRNKPKCINRLAESMTYWGQKLCFVVHPQEGAPEEDDLPFTHSQLPRSEKSLKKQRKVLEK; from the exons GTAACATTATTGGTTCTGGAATCTTTATTTCTCCAAAAGGAGTTCTGGAACACTCTGGGTCAGTGGGACTAGCTCTTGTTGTTTGGGTGATTGGAGGAGGGATTGCTGTCCTTGGATCTCTATGTTATGCTGAGCTAGGAGTTGCTATCCCGAAATCAGGAGGGGATTATTCCTATGTCACCGAGATTTTTGGTGGGTTAGCTGG GTTTTTGCTGCTATGGAGTGCAGTGCTTATCATGTACCCTACCAGCCTGGCTGTTATCGCATTGACATTTTCAAACTATGTTCTACAACCGGTGTTCCCTAATTGCATCCCACCCTATAATGCCTCCAGGGTCCTCTCCACGGTGTGTTTAT TACTCCTGACTTGGGTGAACAGCTCCAGCGTTCGATGGGCAACTCGCATCCAGGATATATTTACAGCAGGAAAACTGTTAGCCTTGGCCCTTATCATTACTATGGGCTTCATACAGATCTTTAAAG GAAACTATGAAGAACTGACACCAAGCAATGCATTTGATTTTTGGATGTCTCCATCTGTGGGACAGTTAGCATTAGCTTTTCTTCAAGGGTCATTTGCATTCAGTGGGTGGAACTTCTTGAATTATGTCACAGAAGAATTAGTTGATCCCCGCAG GAACCTACCTCGTGCCATATTCATATCCATCCCATTGGTGACATTTGTGTATACATTCACCAATATTGCATATTTCACTGCCATGTCACCTCAAGAGCTCTTGTCCTCCAATGCTGTGGCAGTA ACATTTGGTGAAAAGTTACTGGGCTATTTTTCCTGGGTTATGCCAGTCTCAGTGGCCTTATCTACATTTGGAGGAATAAATGGATACCTTTTTACCTCATCAAG GTTATGTTTTTCTGGAGCTCGTGAAGGTCACTTGCCCAGCTTGCTTGCTATGATTCACGTTAAacactgcaccccaatccctgcccttCTAGTGTGT TGTTTGACCACAATTATCATCATGCTTGTTGGAGACACGTACACATTAATTAATTATGTGTCGTTTATTAACTACCTCTGCTATGGAGTGACAATCATAGGCCTGATTGTGTTGCGTTGGAAGAAACCCAAAATCTTCAGACCTATCAAG GTGAATCTCCTTGTTCCAGTCACTTACCTGCTATTTTGGGCATTTCTTCTGATCTTCAGTTTCTATTCTGAGCCAGTCGTCTGTGGAATTGGACTAATCATCATATTAACTGGAGTGCCTGTGTTTTTTCTTGGAGTATACTGGAGAAATAAACCAAAGTGTATAAATAGACTAGCTG AATCCATGACATACTGGGGACAGAAGTTGTGTTTCGTCGTCCACCCTCAAGAGGGAGCTCCAGAAGAGGATGATCTGCCTTTCACTCATTCTCAGCTACCACGAAGTGAAAAGTCCTTGAAGAAACAGCGAAAAGTCCTTGAGAAATAA